Within Synechococcus sp. NB0720_010, the genomic segment GACGGCGCCCAGGGCGAGGCCGATGCCACTCATGGCCAGCAGGGTTCCGAATTGCGTGGGTCCCAGCTGACGGATGGCGGAGGCCAGGCTGATCGCTAAGACATAGAGCGCCGCCAGAAGGCTGTAGAGCAGCACCAGTTGCAGCATCGCGCTGCGGACGGTTGGACGCTGCTTGAGCACCTCCAGGCCTTCGGAGATCTCGCGCCAGATGTTCTCGTCGTGGCTGCGCTGCGGCGTTTCCTCGACGCGAATCCAAGCGATCGAGAGGGCAGCCAGGCCGTAGCAGAGGGGCAATAGGGCGAATTCGCCGTTGGCAATGCCCAGGGCACCCAGGCCATATTTCAGACCCCGCAGGATCGGATCACCCAGGGCAAAGCCGACGATGGTGGCGGCCATGCTCGTGGCCTGATAGAGCGAGTTGGCCGCCAGCAGCTGACGCGTGGGCACCAGCATCGGGATCGCAGCCTGCTCTGCCGGTGCAAAAAATTGGGTCAGCACCGACTCCAAAAAGGTGATGACCAGCAGGGCCCAGTAGCCCCAGCTCAGCCCCAGCCAATGGGGTCCATCCAGCAGGCAGAGGGGAGTGAGCAGGGCCAGGCCGGCACGGATGCCATTGCTGGCCACCATGACTTCGCGCTTGCGCCAGCGATCAGCCCAGACCCCAGCCACTAAACCCAGGACCATCGCTGGGATGGTGTTGGCCACATAAATCCCCGTGGCCAGCAGGGTGATCCACTGGGCCCGGCCCTCGATGCTGAGGTTGAACGCACCGGCGGCCTCCACCAGCGCACCGCCCTCGGGTGGTGTTGCCCCCGCCCAGTACTGGGCGATGAGGAACACCATCAACACGATGTAGAACTTGTCCGCCAGCTGGCTGAAGATCTGCCCAAGCCAGAGCTTGCGGAATTCGGGCAGGGCCAAAACCCCCTGGAGCCCTGTGTTGTCACCTGGAGACCGCGGGTCTTCGCTCACGTTCTTCAGGACCTCCCGGCTACCGATGATGCCCCATCGTCGAAGCACTGCCTCAGCATTCGCCAGGACCGGGCGCTGCGGTTGAGGTGTTCTCGGCACCAGAGCTCCAGCAGCTGCAGCAACCGGAGCCAGACCGACTCCGGTCCCATCAGCGTTCCATCCCGCTTGCGCGGCAACGCCGGCCGCAGCAGCCGCTGCAACAGGGCCAGCTCGGAGGCGTTCAGCATCATCTGGGCGCCGGGCACAGCGCCGATCACGAAGCCCTCACTGGGCAGCAGGCTGCAGCGCCAGTCCCAATTCCCCAGGGGCGGATCCAGGGGCTCCCCGCTGCGGCAGCACTCCGCCAGGGGCAGGGCGTAGCCCCCCAGGGCCAACAGGTGGGTGAGGCCCTGAACACTGATGGCCAGGGCTTCCATGCTGTCTTGCTTCTCCTTGACCACCAACTCCAGGCGGGCGAGCTGCACCAGCAGGTCCTCTAGTAGACCCTCGATCGCATCGCCACTGGGCACCAGCAGCAGAGCTACCTCGGCCAATCCCTGGGCGGCGGCCAGGGTCTCCAGCCGCTCCGCCAGGTGGGAGAAGTTGCGCAGCACCCGCAGTTGGCGCACACGCTTCAGGCCGCTTCGGCCCCCCACCTGCAGGCTGAGGACCGCCAGGGGCACAGCGGCGGCCAGGGAACTCTTGGGCTTGCGGGCGCCGGGGGCCGCCAGTCGGATCAGGCCCTCCTCATTGCTGAGGACCGTGATCAGACGGTCGCTTTCGCCCAGGGGACTGCTGCGCAGCACCAGCCCCTCAAGCCGTTGCTCTGGGCTCACGCTGACTTGGCCCGCAGGGCCTCCATCAGGGCCACCCCCCGGCTGGTCCCCAGCCGGCTGGCCCCGGCTTCGACGAGGCCGTAGGCCTGCTCGAGTCCGCTGATGCCACCGGAGGCTTTGATCGCGGCCCGGCCACGGGCCAGTTGCCGCAGCTGTTTGACCTGCTCAAGGCTGGCCGCCGGGCCAAAGCCGCTGCCGGTCTTGAGCATGCTTGCGCCGACATCGATGCTGGCCTCGACGGCCCACTCCAGAACCTCGGGCGACAGCCGTCCCACCTCCAGGATCACCTTGAAGGGCAGCCCCAATTCGGCGATCGGGGCAAGGTCCTCGCAGAACTGACTGCTGTTGCCGTCGGCCAGGGCCCCGAAGTCCGGCACCACATCGAGTTCGTCGGCACCGGCGGCAGCGGCCCATTCGGCCTCTTGGCGCTTGATCTCGGCGGGAATCGCGCCGAAGGGGAAGCCGATCACACTGATCAGCTTCGGGCCCCGCCCGCCGCTTGGACCGAGCCGCTCCCTGGCGAGATCCAGCCAGCGGGAGGCCAGGCAGACCCCTGCAAAGCCGAAGTGTTTGGCCTCATCGCAGCAGCGGAGGATGGCCTCCTGGCCCTGGTGGGGATCCAACAGGGCGTGATCGATCAGGGGAGCGAGATCGGGCAGGTCGCGCACAGTTGCGTTCAGTCCTTGGCCTGGATGACGCCAAATCCTCCATGGTTGCGGCGGTAGACCACCTGCAGCTCATCGCTGCCGGCGTCGCGGAAGAGATAGAAGTCGTGGTCGATCAACTCCAGTTGATGCAGGGCCTCCTCGAGGCTCATCGCCGGCATCGAGAAGTACTTGCGGCGCACCCCGCGGCTGGGAAGACCGGCTTCCTTGCCGTCCAGCAGAGATCCGCTGACGCTGTCATCGCCGGCCATCTCCACCACGCTGGGGGTCTCGCTGGCGTGGTGGCCATGGCTGTGGTGGTGGTCGCCGTGGCGGTCCTTGTAGCGGCGCAGCTGCCGCGTCAACTTCCCGGCCACCAGATCGATGCTGGCGTAGAGGTTTTCGCTGCGTTCCTGGGCGCGGATGACGGTGCCGTTGGCGAAGACCGTCACCTCGGCGGTCTGTTGCGGAACCCGGGGATTGCGGGCTACCGAGAGATGCACGTCCGCCTCTTTCACCATCCCGTCGAAATGACTGGTCGCGCGCTTGAGCTTCTCTTCGGTGTACTCGCGGATGGCTGGAGTGACCTCCAGATTGCGGCCATGAATCACGAGCTTCATCCCTTGCCTCCTCGGCGGTGGACCCGCTTAAACGCTAGGAACGGTCAGTGAGTTCAACCACGGCCTCGCCCACCCGCGACGCAATCTGTTTCGAGCCCACCGGCTGCGTTCCCTTCGCGCTGGCCTGGGATTGGCAGCAGCAGTTGCAACGGCGTCTGCTGGAGGACCCCGATGGGCCGGAGGCAGTGCTGCTGCTGGAGCATGAGCCCTGTTACACCCTCGGTCGCGGGGCCGACCCGGGGTTTCTGGGCTTTGATCCAGCCGATCCCCCCGCGCCGCTGTTTCGGATCGACCGTGGCGGTGAGGTGACCCACCACTGCCCAGGGCAGTTGGTGCTGTATCCCGTGCTCAACCTGCAGCGCCATGGCGCTGATCTGCACCTCTATCTGCGGGAGTTGGAAGGGGTGGTGATCGATCTGTTGGCGGAGCTGGGCCTGGAGGCCGGCCGCCTGGAGGGGCTCACAGGGGTTTGGCTGGAGGGCCGCAAGCTGGCCGCCATTGGGGTCGGTGCCCGCCGCTGGATCAGCCAGCACGGCTTGGCCTTGAACGTGGAGGCGGACCTCGCCGGTTTTGCCGAAGTCGTGCCCTGCGGGATTGCGAACCGGGAGGTTGGGCGGCTGGTGGATTGGCGGCCGGAGCTCTCGGCGGCGGCGCTGCGGCCACGGCTGCTGGAGACCTTCGCGCGTCGCTTTGGTTTGCAGTTGCGAGCCCCAACCCTGCAGGAGCAGCTCCAGGGGTGGTAAGACCGGGGCCAACTGACTGATATCCCCCATGCCGCTCGCCAAGATCAGCTGGACTGGCAGCCGCCAAGATCAGCGCGCCTTGGCCGAGAGGCACGACTGGAGTGCACTCCGCGGCCTTGAGCAGCTCTGGGGGCAGCTGGCTGAACGCCACGGCGATGCGCCTGCCCTCGAGGCTCCCCATGCCAAGCCGCCGGAGCAGCTGAGCTTCCGCGCCCTGCATCAACAGATCGAGCAGGCTGCGGCAGGGTTTGCGGCTCTCGGGGTCCGGCCGGGGGAGGTGGTGGGGTTGTTTTCGGAAAACTGCCCCCGCTGGCTGGTGGCGGACCAGGGTCTGATGCGTCTGGGGGCTGCGGATGCGGTTCGCGGCAGCGCGGCCCCCGTGGATGAGCTGCGCTACATCGCGGGCGACTGCGGCGCGGTGGCGCTGGTGCTGGAGTCCGCAGAGCTGCTGCAGCGTTTGAAGCTCAGCAGTGAGCTCCTCGGGCAGTTGCGCTTTGTGGTGCTGCTGCAGGGGGACCGCGGTTCGGTGGTGCCGGTGGTTCCCTGCTTCACCTGGGATGAGCTGATGGCCAAGGGGGTGAGCAGCCCCGCTCCTGCCTGGCCTGAAGGGGGAGAGGAGCGCCTGGCCACCGTGCTCTACACCTCGGGCACCACGGGCCGGCCGAAGGGCGTTCCCCTGAGCCACGCCAACTTGCTGCAGCAGTTGCGCAGCCTCGGTGTGGCGGTGGCGCCGCGCCCGGGCGATCGGGTCCTGAGCGTTCTGCCGATCTGGCACGCCTATGAGCGCAGCGCGGAGTACTTCCTGCTCTCCTGCGGCTGCCAGCAGACCTACACGACGCTCAAGCAACTGCGTCCGGATCTGCAGCGGGTTCGCCCCCACTATCTGATCAGTGTTCCCCGGCTCTGGGAAGCCCTGCTGAGCGGCTTTGAAGATGCCCTGAGCGCCATGCCGGCGAGCCG encodes:
- the hpf gene encoding ribosome hibernation-promoting factor, HPF/YfiA family — encoded protein: MKLVIHGRNLEVTPAIREYTEEKLKRATSHFDGMVKEADVHLSVARNPRVPQQTAEVTVFANGTVIRAQERSENLYASIDLVAGKLTRQLRRYKDRHGDHHHSHGHHASETPSVVEMAGDDSVSGSLLDGKEAGLPSRGVRRKYFSMPAMSLEEALHQLELIDHDFYLFRDAGSDELQVVYRRNHGGFGVIQAKD
- the recO gene encoding DNA repair protein RecO gives rise to the protein MSPEQRLEGLVLRSSPLGESDRLITVLSNEEGLIRLAAPGARKPKSSLAAAVPLAVLSLQVGGRSGLKRVRQLRVLRNFSHLAERLETLAAAQGLAEVALLLVPSGDAIEGLLEDLLVQLARLELVVKEKQDSMEALAISVQGLTHLLALGGYALPLAECCRSGEPLDPPLGNWDWRCSLLPSEGFVIGAVPGAQMMLNASELALLQRLLRPALPRKRDGTLMGPESVWLRLLQLLELWCREHLNRSARSWRMLRQCFDDGASSVAGRS
- the lipB gene encoding lipoyl(octanoyl) transferase LipB; the protein is MSSTTASPTRDAICFEPTGCVPFALAWDWQQQLQRRLLEDPDGPEAVLLLEHEPCYTLGRGADPGFLGFDPADPPAPLFRIDRGGEVTHHCPGQLVLYPVLNLQRHGADLHLYLRELEGVVIDLLAELGLEAGRLEGLTGVWLEGRKLAAIGVGARRWISQHGLALNVEADLAGFAEVVPCGIANREVGRLVDWRPELSAAALRPRLLETFARRFGLQLRAPTLQEQLQGW
- a CDS encoding MFS transporter, coding for MSEDPRSPGDNTGLQGVLALPEFRKLWLGQIFSQLADKFYIVLMVFLIAQYWAGATPPEGGALVEAAGAFNLSIEGRAQWITLLATGIYVANTIPAMVLGLVAGVWADRWRKREVMVASNGIRAGLALLTPLCLLDGPHWLGLSWGYWALLVITFLESVLTQFFAPAEQAAIPMLVPTRQLLAANSLYQATSMAATIVGFALGDPILRGLKYGLGALGIANGEFALLPLCYGLAALSIAWIRVEETPQRSHDENIWREISEGLEVLKQRPTVRSAMLQLVLLYSLLAALYVLAISLASAIRQLGPTQFGTLLAMSGIGLALGAVAVAQIGHRFNRRRLASAGLGTIAWSLVLLGQLRGSLGFTLALCTVLGVGAALLAIPAQTTIQEDTPESMRGKVFGLQNNLINIALSLPLVLAGAIVSRYGLLPVLWVLAGLAVAAALLEQPWKRC
- the deoC gene encoding deoxyribose-phosphate aldolase, whose amino-acid sequence is MRDLPDLAPLIDHALLDPHQGQEAILRCCDEAKHFGFAGVCLASRWLDLARERLGPSGGRGPKLISVIGFPFGAIPAEIKRQEAEWAAAAGADELDVVPDFGALADGNSSQFCEDLAPIAELGLPFKVILEVGRLSPEVLEWAVEASIDVGASMLKTGSGFGPAASLEQVKQLRQLARGRAAIKASGGISGLEQAYGLVEAGASRLGTSRGVALMEALRAKSA